One genomic window of Verrucomicrobiia bacterium includes the following:
- a CDS encoding GH92 family glycosyl hydrolase — protein MKLCHLWGALGLALAGSGFAAETSLVTLANPLQGTDSTGGFSHGNEYPAIALPFPMNVWAPYTQPARDSFYYQYRQGKLRGIRETHQPSPWIGDYGSFSLMPVSGRLAVNEDERASDFRHEAEHAQPNYYRVHLDTWHATAEVTPTERCARFRFTFDNAGDAYVVLDAFPGGSSVEVIPGENKIVGVSRFNHGGVPKNFGNYFVIEFDQPFVAHGVWSPKTTEAGASKLAGDHVGAYVKFAAQAGQVVQCRVASSFISAEQALRNLQAEIGDADFDTVRRRGEARWNDTLGKIRVTGGTEEQQRTFYSTFYRSVLFPHKFYELDAQQHPVYFSPYDGQLHQGYLYTDTGYWDTFRASHPLYNLLFPEVSGEILQGIINAYNESGWLPSWASPGHRACMIGNHAFSLLADGWVKGVRTFDLNRAVDAMVHDANNEGPGSCPSIGRNGATFYNQLGYVPYPNVHEATAKTLEYAYDDFCAAILADAAGRPADRDAFVRKAQNYRNVFDIKTGFVRGRQEDGAWCEPFYPIEWGGPFTEGNSWQWTWSVFQDIPGLVQLMGGEKAFADKLDAVFTTPPDVKVGTYGGMIHEMTEMVAANMGQYAHGNQPVQHAIYLYDYVGQPWKAQTRIRETMGRLYQSTPDGFCGDEDTGQMSAWYVFSALGFYPVTPGTDLYLIGCPLFDRATLTLPDGKQFTITAQANGPQRPYIHGGTLNGQDFNRTFLKHAEILAGGDLVFRMESAPDYHWATGAGSRPPSAMAGLLQQTAVGGAATPGGK, from the coding sequence ATGAAACTCTGCCATCTTTGGGGCGCACTCGGACTGGCCCTGGCCGGCTCCGGCTTTGCGGCGGAAACGTCACTCGTCACGCTCGCCAACCCGCTGCAGGGCACGGATTCGACGGGCGGCTTTTCGCACGGCAACGAGTATCCCGCCATCGCCCTGCCCTTTCCCATGAACGTCTGGGCGCCCTACACCCAGCCGGCCCGCGACTCGTTTTATTACCAGTATCGGCAGGGCAAGCTGCGTGGCATCCGGGAAACGCACCAGCCGAGCCCGTGGATCGGCGACTACGGCTCGTTTTCGCTCATGCCGGTGTCCGGCCGGCTGGCGGTGAACGAGGACGAGCGCGCGTCGGACTTCCGGCACGAAGCCGAGCACGCGCAGCCGAACTATTACCGCGTCCACCTCGACACCTGGCACGCGACGGCGGAGGTGACGCCGACCGAACGTTGCGCGCGGTTCCGCTTCACGTTCGACAACGCGGGTGACGCGTATGTGGTGCTGGATGCGTTTCCCGGCGGCTCGTCGGTGGAGGTTATCCCTGGCGAGAACAAGATCGTCGGCGTCAGCCGGTTTAATCACGGCGGCGTGCCGAAGAACTTTGGCAATTACTTCGTCATCGAATTCGATCAGCCGTTCGTTGCCCACGGCGTATGGTCGCCCAAAACCACCGAAGCCGGCGCGAGCAAGCTCGCCGGCGACCACGTCGGCGCCTACGTGAAATTCGCCGCGCAGGCGGGCCAGGTGGTGCAGTGCCGGGTGGCGTCGTCATTCATCAGCGCGGAACAGGCGTTGCGGAATTTGCAGGCCGAAATCGGCGACGCGGACTTTGACACCGTGCGCCGGCGCGGCGAGGCCCGGTGGAATGACACGCTCGGCAAAATTCGGGTGACGGGCGGGACGGAGGAGCAGCAGCGCACGTTTTACAGCACGTTCTATCGCAGCGTGCTCTTCCCGCACAAATTCTACGAACTCGATGCGCAACAGCATCCGGTTTACTTCAGCCCCTACGACGGCCAGTTGCACCAGGGCTATCTCTACACGGACACGGGCTATTGGGACACGTTCCGCGCCAGTCATCCGCTCTACAACCTGCTCTTTCCGGAAGTCAGCGGTGAAATTTTGCAGGGCATCATCAATGCCTACAACGAAAGCGGCTGGCTGCCGTCGTGGGCCAGTCCTGGCCATCGGGCCTGCATGATCGGCAATCACGCCTTTTCGCTGCTGGCCGACGGCTGGGTGAAGGGGGTCCGCACGTTTGACTTGAATCGCGCGGTGGATGCGATGGTGCATGACGCGAACAACGAAGGCCCGGGCTCTTGTCCTTCGATCGGCCGCAACGGCGCGACGTTTTACAACCAGCTGGGCTACGTGCCTTATCCCAATGTGCATGAGGCCACGGCCAAGACGTTGGAATACGCCTACGACGATTTTTGCGCGGCCATTCTGGCCGACGCCGCGGGCCGCCCGGCGGACCGGGATGCGTTTGTCCGCAAGGCGCAGAACTATCGCAATGTCTTCGACATAAAGACCGGCTTTGTGCGCGGCCGCCAGGAGGACGGCGCGTGGTGCGAACCGTTTTATCCCATTGAGTGGGGCGGGCCGTTCACCGAGGGGAACTCGTGGCAGTGGACGTGGAGCGTGTTTCAGGACATTCCCGGGCTCGTGCAGTTGATGGGCGGTGAAAAGGCGTTTGCGGACAAGCTTGACGCCGTGTTTACCACGCCGCCGGATGTGAAAGTGGGCACCTACGGTGGAATGATTCATGAAATGACCGAAATGGTCGCGGCGAACATGGGCCAGTATGCGCACGGCAATCAGCCGGTGCAGCATGCGATCTATCTCTACGATTACGTCGGCCAGCCGTGGAAGGCCCAGACGCGCATCCGCGAGACCATGGGCCGGCTGTATCAATCCACGCCGGACGGTTTTTGCGGTGACGAGGACACGGGCCAGATGTCGGCGTGGTATGTCTTCAGCGCGCTGGGTTTTTATCCGGTGACGCCGGGGACGGATCTTTACCTGATTGGTTGTCCGCTGTTCGACCGCGCGACGCTCACGCTGCCGGATGGGAAACAATTCACCATCACCGCGCAGGCCAACGGACCGCAACGTCCCTACATCCATGGCGGAACATTGAACGGCCAGGACTTCAACCGCACGTTCCTCAAGCACGCGGAGATTCTGGCCGGCGGCGACCTCGTGTTCCGCATGGAATCCGCGCCCGATTATCACTGGGCTACCGGTGCCGGGAGCCGTCCGCCTTCCGCCATGGCCGGGCTGTTGCAACAGACTGCTGTCGGCGGCGCCGCCACGCCGGGCGGCAAGTGA
- a CDS encoding glycoside hydrolase family 38 C-terminal domain-containing protein gives MKSISSLQRLSGVLALFGWCLGAVAGPASAEPATNKLLYVVGDSHLDTQWNWTVQDTIHPYLSNTLVRNFVLFTNYPDYTFSFEGAFKYQLAKEYYPAEYETLKHYIAQGRWRVAGASVDAGDVNIPSPESLIRHALYGNGYFKQEFGKTSLDLFLPDCFGFSYALPSIAAHCGLKGFSSAKLLWGSAIPYPFENIGRWVGPDGASVVAVIQPGAYDSHITENLANATNYLARIDEMGKATGLYLDYRYFGTGDIGGAPDARSVDWLEQSIHTTNGLLRVESAGADQLYRDLTPEQVVKLPTYQGELLMRIHGVGCYTAHSEMKTFNRRNEHWADSAERAAVMADWLQGGGTYPQERLTKAWERFLWHQFHDDLTGTSIDAAYQFSWNDELLSLNEFAAEQTRGIGVLARALDTTATGVPLVVFNPLSVESEDLVEATVTFSNGLPRAVRVFGPDGKEVPAQAGTPRGHSLPIVFLARVPAVGAATFDVRPADRPCALKTGLAVSKSRLENARYRVRLDGNGDVRSIYDKANQQELLARPIRWAFLHDEGTIWPAWEITYASETGRPAYLGRPARVEVLESGPARVTLGITRFKDNSTFLERISLAAGEAGDRVGWDVSANWHTRGTLLKVEFPLTAANPKATFDLGLGTIERGNATPNLYEVPAQQWADLTDTNGQYGVTVLNDSKYGWDKPDDHTLRLTIFHTPTPGLAYPHGAHNSLGSHRFQFAVMGHAGDWRAGRSSWTAARLNQPLQAFAAAAHPGPLGKTFAFLTTDSPNVMVKAVKKAEASDEVVVRLQELTGRPQTVQLAGAAPIVAARELTGAEEPLGALTPAGGKLTLKLTPYQPRTLALTLGAAAATVPKVVSQPVSLPFNLDVFSRDANRADGDFYQGYTIPAELVPASVVRDGVNFMLGSTADGAKNAVACRGQTIALPGSGFTRLYLLAAAAGGDTPAVFAVDGQARRLTVQDFTGFIGQWKPPLVKPDEVAWVFTHRHTRDGNDPYRFCYLFKYSLDLPANARTLTLPDAPNVRVFAVSLAKGTAEETQPAGGPLAANELPWASAGANQIVNADAHGVAAVTLDGTGCGDPDGKIVSYLWTMDEKPLAAGERAVAKLKLGRHLIRLAVTDNAGATSESEVEVQVLPSLQVTVKASATQAAAAPLTVQFAATVRGGRTERSHALTLDDGGTMTAQGEHAPRERVQDAFDGSAATKWLDFALEDPATRASWIQYEFPNGRRGEVVSYSLTAAADAPARDPRDWRLLGSNDAGANWTTLDVQTNQTFAGRGLEKAFRLARPASFNLFRLQIDCVADPAAANAVQLAELKLIGTPADSYVWQFGDGGHSREQSPQHTYAHEGNYQVRLAAARGDYTGTHQMLMTVGPPLRATATATPVAGQPGTVAFAARASGGNAARAPYNTTLDGYGVVAAQGENQPAEIAANAFDATSATKWLDFAGENPATRASWIQYAYAHGQQYQVGRYALTSANDEPGRDPMNWRLLGSNDGGATWTIVDVRTNETFTDRNQRREFSCRNAAGFRLYRLEIDTVKDAGAGGALQLADLELIGVPLYRYEWDFGDGFMSTEPNPQHTYSDSSRHDVSLVVSDGAASVTNKLTVIPKP, from the coding sequence ATGAAATCAATTTCGTCCCTGCAACGACTGTCCGGCGTGTTGGCTCTGTTCGGTTGGTGTCTCGGCGCCGTTGCGGGCCCGGCGAGCGCGGAGCCGGCCACCAACAAGTTGTTGTATGTGGTGGGCGATTCGCATCTCGACACGCAGTGGAACTGGACCGTGCAGGACACGATCCATCCCTACCTCTCGAACACGCTGGTCCGGAACTTCGTGCTGTTCACCAATTACCCGGATTACACGTTCAGCTTCGAAGGGGCGTTCAAGTATCAACTTGCGAAGGAGTATTACCCGGCGGAATACGAGACGTTGAAGCATTACATCGCGCAAGGCCGCTGGCGCGTGGCCGGGGCGTCGGTGGATGCCGGCGACGTGAACATTCCCTCGCCGGAATCGCTCATCCGCCACGCGCTTTACGGCAACGGTTACTTCAAGCAGGAGTTTGGCAAAACGAGCCTCGACTTGTTTTTGCCGGATTGTTTCGGTTTCAGCTACGCGTTGCCGTCCATCGCCGCGCATTGCGGATTGAAGGGGTTTTCGTCGGCGAAACTGCTCTGGGGCTCCGCCATCCCCTACCCGTTTGAAAACATTGGCCGCTGGGTGGGGCCGGATGGCGCTTCGGTGGTCGCGGTCATTCAACCCGGCGCCTACGATTCGCACATCACCGAGAATCTGGCGAACGCGACGAACTATCTCGCGCGCATCGACGAAATGGGAAAAGCCACGGGATTGTATCTCGACTACCGGTATTTCGGCACGGGCGATATTGGCGGGGCGCCGGACGCCAGGTCGGTGGACTGGCTGGAACAGAGCATTCACACGACCAACGGTCTGTTGCGTGTGGAGAGCGCCGGCGCAGATCAGTTATACCGGGATTTGACGCCGGAGCAGGTGGTCAAGCTGCCGACGTATCAAGGCGAGTTGCTGATGCGCATCCACGGCGTCGGCTGTTACACGGCGCACAGCGAGATGAAGACCTTCAACCGGCGCAACGAACACTGGGCGGACAGCGCGGAGCGAGCGGCGGTGATGGCCGACTGGCTGCAAGGCGGCGGCACGTATCCTCAAGAGCGGTTGACGAAGGCCTGGGAACGTTTCCTCTGGCACCAGTTTCACGACGATTTGACCGGCACCAGCATCGATGCGGCCTACCAGTTTTCCTGGAACGACGAGCTGCTCTCGCTGAATGAGTTTGCCGCCGAGCAAACGCGCGGCATCGGCGTGCTTGCCCGGGCGCTCGACACCACGGCCACCGGCGTTCCGCTTGTGGTGTTCAATCCATTATCCGTCGAAAGCGAGGATCTGGTCGAAGCCACGGTGACCTTTTCAAACGGACTGCCCCGCGCCGTGCGGGTGTTTGGTCCGGATGGGAAGGAAGTCCCGGCACAAGCGGGCACGCCGCGCGGCCATTCCCTGCCGATTGTCTTCCTGGCGCGGGTGCCGGCGGTCGGGGCGGCCACGTTTGATGTGCGTCCGGCTGACCGGCCGTGTGCGCTGAAAACCGGCCTCGCCGTCTCGAAGTCCCGTTTGGAGAATGCCCGTTACCGCGTGCGGTTGGATGGCAATGGCGACGTGCGGTCCATCTACGACAAGGCAAACCAGCAGGAGCTGCTGGCCCGGCCGATCCGCTGGGCCTTTTTGCACGATGAAGGCACCATCTGGCCTGCCTGGGAAATCACCTACGCTTCAGAAACCGGCCGGCCCGCTTATCTGGGCCGGCCTGCACGCGTGGAGGTGCTGGAGTCCGGTCCCGCACGCGTCACGCTGGGTATCACGCGGTTCAAGGACAACTCGACCTTCTTGGAACGCATTTCCCTGGCAGCGGGCGAAGCCGGTGACCGCGTCGGCTGGGATGTTTCGGCGAATTGGCACACGCGCGGCACGTTGTTGAAGGTTGAATTCCCGCTCACGGCCGCCAATCCCAAGGCCACGTTTGACCTGGGCCTGGGCACCATCGAACGCGGCAACGCAACGCCCAACCTCTACGAAGTGCCCGCCCAGCAATGGGCGGATTTGACCGACACGAATGGCCAATACGGCGTCACCGTCTTGAACGACAGCAAGTATGGCTGGGACAAACCAGACGATCATACACTGCGATTGACCATCTTTCACACGCCCACGCCCGGCCTTGCTTATCCGCATGGCGCGCACAACAGCCTCGGGTCACATCGCTTTCAATTTGCGGTCATGGGCCATGCGGGCGACTGGCGCGCCGGCCGGTCGTCATGGACGGCGGCGCGGCTCAACCAGCCGTTGCAGGCCTTTGCCGCGGCCGCGCATCCGGGGCCGCTCGGCAAAACCTTTGCCTTCCTGACGACGGACAGTCCGAACGTAATGGTGAAGGCCGTCAAGAAAGCCGAAGCCAGCGATGAAGTGGTGGTGCGGTTGCAGGAATTGACGGGCCGGCCGCAGACGGTTCAGCTTGCGGGCGCCGCACCCATTGTGGCCGCGCGCGAACTGACCGGTGCCGAGGAACCGCTCGGTGCCCTGACTCCCGCCGGTGGCAAACTGACGCTGAAACTCACTCCGTATCAACCGCGGACGTTGGCCCTGACGCTGGGCGCGGCGGCCGCGACCGTGCCCAAGGTCGTCAGCCAGCCGGTTTCACTGCCGTTCAACCTCGATGTGTTCTCCCGCGATGCCAACCGGGCGGATGGCGATTTTTATCAGGGCTACACCATTCCGGCCGAACTGGTGCCGGCGTCCGTCGTGCGCGATGGGGTCAACTTCATGCTCGGCTCGACGGCGGATGGCGCAAAGAACGCCGTTGCGTGCCGCGGCCAGACCATTGCGCTGCCCGGTTCCGGTTTCACACGGCTCTACCTGTTGGCGGCCGCCGCGGGTGGTGACACGCCGGCGGTGTTTGCCGTGGATGGTCAGGCTAGGCGGCTGACGGTTCAGGATTTCACGGGCTTCATTGGCCAATGGAAGCCGCCGCTTGTGAAGCCGGACGAAGTGGCCTGGGTGTTCACGCACCGGCACACGCGCGACGGCAATGATCCCTATCGCTTCTGCTACCTCTTCAAATATTCCCTCGACCTGCCGGCCAACGCGCGCACGTTGACCTTGCCAGACGCACCGAATGTGCGGGTCTTCGCGGTGTCGCTGGCCAAGGGCACAGCGGAGGAAACACAACCGGCAGGTGGGCCGTTGGCGGCGAACGAACTGCCTTGGGCCAGCGCCGGGGCGAATCAAATCGTCAACGCTGACGCGCACGGTGTGGCCGCGGTCACGCTTGACGGCACGGGTTGTGGCGATCCAGATGGAAAGATTGTTTCATACCTGTGGACGATGGATGAAAAGCCACTGGCCGCCGGCGAGCGAGCAGTGGCGAAGCTAAAGCTGGGCCGGCACCTGATCCGGCTTGCCGTCACGGACAACGCCGGCGCCACCAGTGAAAGTGAAGTTGAGGTTCAGGTGTTGCCGTCGCTCCAGGTGACGGTGAAGGCATCGGCAACGCAGGCTGCTGCCGCGCCGCTGACGGTGCAGTTTGCCGCGACCGTGCGGGGTGGGCGAACCGAACGTTCTCACGCGCTGACTTTGGATGACGGCGGAACGATGACGGCACAGGGTGAACACGCGCCGCGCGAACGGGTGCAGGATGCCTTTGATGGCAGCGCCGCGACCAAGTGGCTCGACTTTGCATTGGAGGATCCCGCCACGCGGGCGAGCTGGATTCAATATGAATTCCCCAACGGCCGGCGCGGGGAGGTGGTGAGCTACTCATTGACCGCCGCCGCCGACGCGCCGGCGCGGGATCCGCGGGACTGGCGTCTGCTCGGTTCGAACGATGCCGGCGCCAACTGGACAACGCTGGATGTGCAGACCAACCAGACCTTTGCCGGCCGGGGGTTGGAGAAGGCTTTCCGTCTGGCCAGGCCCGCCAGTTTTAATCTTTTCCGCCTGCAAATCGACTGTGTGGCAGATCCCGCTGCGGCGAATGCGGTGCAACTGGCCGAACTCAAATTGATCGGGACGCCGGCGGATTCGTATGTCTGGCAGTTCGGTGATGGTGGCCACTCGCGGGAGCAGAGTCCACAACACACCTACGCGCACGAAGGCAACTATCAGGTGCGGCTGGCGGCCGCCCGCGGTGATTACACGGGCACTCATCAAATGCTGATGACGGTCGGTCCGCCCTTGCGTGCCACGGCCACCGCCACACCCGTGGCGGGTCAGCCCGGCACGGTTGCCTTTGCCGCCCGGGCCAGTGGCGGCAATGCGGCCCGCGCCCCCTACAACACCACCCTCGACGGTTACGGCGTTGTTGCGGCGCAGGGCGAGAATCAGCCCGCCGAAATCGCCGCCAACGCCTTCGATGCAACGAGCGCAACCAAGTGGCTGGATTTTGCCGGGGAGAACCCCGCCACGCGCGCCAGTTGGATTCAATATGCCTACGCGCATGGTCAGCAGTATCAGGTGGGCCGTTACGCCCTCACGTCCGCCAACGACGAGCCCGGCCGCGACCCAATGAACTGGCGGTTGCTCGGTTCAAACGACGGCGGTGCGACGTGGACCATCGTGGATGTCCGCACCAACGAAACGTTCACGGACCGTAATCAGCGACGCGAGTTCAGTTGCCGGAACGCCGCCGGCTTCCGCCTTTACCGGTTGGAAATTGACACGGTCAAAGACGCGGGCGCGGGCGGTGCGCTGCAACTGGCGGATCTCGAGTTGATTGGCGTGCCCCTTTATCGTTACGAGTGGGATTTTGGTGACGGTTTCATGTCCACCGAACCCAACCCGCAGCATACCTACTCCGACTCGTCGCGCCACGATGTTTCCTTGGTGGTTTCAGACGGCGCCGCGTCCGTTACGAACAAGTTGACCGTCATTCCCAAGCCTTAA
- a CDS encoding prepilin-type N-terminal cleavage/methylation domain-containing protein, whose translation MKPSKLHSHCAGESRAGSASGFTLIELLVVIAIIAILAAMLLPALSKAKVKTQGIYCMNNGHQMMTAVQLYTGDNTEFYPPNPDDGTTTVGHNWCPGHAGPGEGEEFNPDILIDPTRSLLANYIGGNATIFKCPADKRMGRYQGTNPSKAGQIVPAARTFSMNQAVGTICPAYDRGAGHSGAPTLAVNGPWLNNSHSHRRNSPYNTFGKTSQVTQPSPSDLWVFIDEDADSLNDGGFGFGMNSAEWIDFPGTYHNMACGFAFADGHSEIHKWRDGRTAVVNHNVSRRSVPGSVDWQWMYQHTSAK comes from the coding sequence ATGAAACCATCCAAGTTGCACTCCCATTGCGCAGGGGAAAGCCGGGCCGGAAGCGCTTCCGGATTTACCCTGATTGAACTGTTGGTGGTCATTGCCATCATCGCCATTTTGGCGGCCATGCTGCTGCCCGCGCTGAGCAAGGCCAAAGTCAAGACCCAGGGCATTTACTGCATGAACAACGGGCATCAGATGATGACGGCCGTGCAGCTCTACACCGGGGATAACACCGAATTTTATCCACCCAACCCGGACGATGGCACCACGACGGTGGGCCACAATTGGTGTCCCGGGCATGCGGGACCGGGAGAAGGGGAAGAATTCAATCCGGACATTTTGATCGACCCAACCCGCAGCCTGCTGGCCAACTACATTGGCGGCAATGCCACCATCTTCAAATGTCCGGCCGACAAACGCATGGGCCGTTATCAAGGCACCAATCCGTCCAAGGCTGGCCAAATTGTTCCGGCGGCCCGCACGTTTTCCATGAACCAAGCCGTTGGCACCATTTGTCCCGCCTATGACCGCGGGGCGGGGCACAGCGGCGCGCCGACTTTGGCGGTCAACGGTCCGTGGCTCAATAACTCGCACAGTCACCGGCGTAACTCGCCTTACAACACCTTTGGCAAGACCTCCCAAGTGACGCAGCCCAGTCCGTCCGATTTGTGGGTTTTCATCGATGAAGATGCCGACAGCCTCAACGACGGCGGCTTCGGTTTCGGGATGAACTCGGCTGAATGGATCGATTTCCCTGGCACTTATCACAACATGGCGTGCGGGTTTGCCTTTGCGGACGGCCATTCGGAAATTCACAAGTGGCGCGATGGCCGCACGGCGGTGGTGAATCACAACGTCAGCCGCCGCTCGGTTCCGGGGAGTGTGGATTGGCAGTGGATGTATCAACACACCTCGGCAAAATAA
- a CDS encoding transcriptional regulator has protein sequence MNPEPFLQLDRVIHEKGRLGIMSMLAAAPELAFTELRDSLGMTDGNLTTHIRTLQEAGYVAVAKSYQNNRPLTTCSLTTTGRKAFADYIGLLEQIIQQSRPA, from the coding sequence GTGAACCCGGAACCCTTCCTCCAACTCGACCGTGTGATTCACGAGAAGGGGCGGCTGGGAATCATGTCCATGCTGGCCGCCGCCCCCGAACTCGCCTTCACCGAACTGCGCGATTCGCTGGGCATGACGGATGGAAACCTCACCACGCACATCCGGACGTTGCAGGAAGCGGGCTACGTGGCGGTGGCCAAGTCCTACCAAAACAACCGTCCGCTCACGACGTGTTCCCTGACCACCACCGGGCGCAAAGCCTTTGCGGACTACATCGGCCTGCTGGAGCAAATCATCCAGCAAAGCCGGCCAGCCTGA
- the ispH gene encoding 4-hydroxy-3-methylbut-2-enyl diphosphate reductase — protein sequence MKILRADHLGMCFGVRDAIALAVTQAKQQPLTILGELVHNATVVADLQARGIRLARQPGEVATPAVMITAHGASEVAKAGAAARGLHVLEATCPLVHVAHRALATLVQAGFHPVVVGKRGHVEVRGLTEDYPECDVVLSEDDVAQLAERSRFGVVAQTTQPIERVRHLAALIRQRFPRSEVRLVDTVCQPTKQRQHAAVDLAQRCDVVVVVGGADSNNTRELAVTCRQQGARVHHVQTAADLCAEWFHTAAAVGITAGTSTPDVLIDGVEQWLRRLAQAKIESIQTKEATCKHG from the coding sequence ATGAAAATTCTCCGCGCGGATCATCTCGGCATGTGCTTTGGCGTGCGCGACGCCATCGCACTGGCCGTCACCCAGGCGAAACAGCAGCCGCTCACCATCCTTGGCGAGCTGGTGCACAATGCCACGGTGGTGGCGGATTTGCAGGCCCGCGGCATCCGCCTCGCCCGCCAGCCGGGCGAGGTGGCGACGCCCGCCGTGATGATCACCGCCCACGGCGCTTCCGAGGTGGCCAAGGCCGGCGCCGCTGCTCGGGGGCTGCACGTGCTCGAAGCCACCTGTCCGCTGGTGCACGTGGCGCACCGGGCGCTGGCCACCCTGGTGCAGGCCGGCTTTCATCCGGTGGTGGTCGGCAAACGCGGTCACGTGGAAGTGCGGGGCCTGACCGAAGATTATCCGGAGTGCGACGTGGTGCTGAGCGAAGACGACGTCGCGCAACTGGCGGAGCGTTCCCGCTTCGGCGTCGTGGCGCAGACCACGCAACCCATCGAGCGGGTGCGGCATCTGGCGGCGCTCATCCGGCAGCGTTTTCCGCGGTCGGAAGTGCGCTTGGTTGACACCGTTTGCCAGCCGACGAAGCAGCGCCAGCACGCGGCCGTGGACCTGGCACAGCGTTGCGACGTCGTCGTCGTAGTGGGCGGCGCGGACAGCAACAACACCCGCGAACTCGCCGTCACGTGCCGGCAACAGGGCGCGCGCGTGCACCACGTGCAGACCGCCGCCGACCTGTGCGCCGAATGGTTTCACACCGCGGCCGCGGTTGGCATCACCGCGGGCACTTCCACGCCGGATGTCTTGATTGACGGTGTGGAGCAATGGCTGCGCCGGCTGGCGCAGGCAAAAATCGAATCCATCCAAACCAAGGAGGCAACATGCAAGCATGGCTGA
- a CDS encoding ferritin-like domain-containing protein gives MQAWLNYFEQNRAHRLPVPWEQGVHLEPRLRGPLIRSLQKFQIGESGEGRRLRRHAAATGDAVYQAAIDLFIKEEQEHARLMAAVLQRLGAPLLASDWTDHCFIFLRRCFGLHQELMVLLLPEMIARRYFRALLEGSNDPVLRAVCAQILRDEDGHVAFHVDYLRRAFASLSFSQRIAAQVVWRLLFRGACLVVMLDHRGALRAGGVGAAAFWRDCGRIFDETAAGIFSPAHVLAPVKLTWEWPA, from the coding sequence ATGCAAGCATGGCTGAACTACTTTGAACAAAATCGCGCGCACCGGCTGCCCGTGCCGTGGGAACAGGGCGTGCACCTCGAACCCCGGCTGCGCGGGCCCCTGATCCGTTCCCTGCAAAAATTCCAAATCGGTGAGAGTGGCGAGGGCCGGCGGCTGCGTCGTCACGCGGCTGCCACGGGCGACGCCGTGTATCAGGCGGCGATTGACTTGTTCATCAAGGAGGAACAGGAGCACGCCCGGTTGATGGCCGCGGTGCTGCAACGCCTCGGGGCGCCGTTGCTTGCCAGCGACTGGACGGACCATTGCTTCATATTTCTGCGCCGCTGCTTTGGGCTGCATCAGGAACTGATGGTGCTGCTGCTGCCCGAGATGATTGCCAGGCGCTACTTCCGGGCGCTGCTCGAGGGTTCGAACGATCCGGTGCTGCGGGCGGTCTGCGCGCAGATCCTCCGGGATGAGGACGGGCACGTGGCCTTTCACGTGGATTACCTGCGGCGCGCGTTCGCGTCGCTCTCGTTCAGCCAGCGCATCGCGGCACAGGTGGTGTGGCGCCTGCTGTTTCGCGGGGCGTGTCTGGTGGTCATGCTCGATCATCGCGGTGCGCTGCGGGCCGGCGGCGTCGGCGCCGCGGCGTTTTGGCGGGATTGCGGGCGGATTTTTGACGAGACGGCGGCGGGCATTTTTTCACCGGCGCACGTGCTCGCGCCGGTCAAGTTGACCTGGGAATGGCCGGCATGA
- a CDS encoding DUF1361 domain-containing protein: MRLWRIIQRHGLGLPVLALVVASIVSTGLVGYRVLATRSIEPAYLVWNLFLAWLPLGFALLAAERLRVQMAAGRTSPMRDHRLIGLGVAWLLFFPNAPYIFTDIVHVRAVWAHAFWVDLMLILFCALTGFLAGVLSLQVMHGWVTRLWGWRVGWLFVAGVSGLAGFGVYLGRFVRLNSWNVLTHPVRVLEGVGHGAWHLATQWSHAKFVALFSLFLLLGYGMLFAMTQRPRDQVPGLEESN, encoded by the coding sequence ATGCGTTTGTGGCGAATCATTCAACGGCACGGGCTGGGCCTCCCGGTATTGGCGCTGGTCGTGGCTTCCATCGTTTCGACGGGGCTGGTGGGGTATCGGGTGCTCGCGACGCGCTCCATCGAACCGGCGTATCTGGTGTGGAATTTATTCCTGGCGTGGCTGCCGCTGGGGTTCGCCCTGCTGGCCGCGGAACGCTTGCGTGTCCAGATGGCGGCCGGGCGGACCTCGCCGATGCGGGATCACCGGTTGATCGGGCTGGGCGTTGCCTGGCTGTTGTTCTTTCCGAACGCGCCCTACATCTTCACGGACATCGTGCATGTGCGGGCGGTTTGGGCGCACGCCTTCTGGGTGGATTTGATGCTGATCCTGTTTTGCGCCCTGACCGGATTTCTTGCCGGAGTTTTGTCGTTGCAGGTGATGCACGGCTGGGTGACGCGGCTTTGGGGCTGGCGCGTGGGCTGGCTGTTCGTGGCCGGGGTGTCGGGCCTGGCGGGCTTCGGGGTGTATCTCGGCCGTTTCGTGCGGCTGAACAGTTGGAATGTGCTGACGCATCCGGTGCGCGTGTTGGAGGGCGTCGGGCACGGCGCCTGGCACCTGGCGACGCAGTGGAGCCACGCCAAATTCGTCGCGCTCTTCAGCCTGTTTCTGTTGCTGGGCTACGGCATGTTGTTTGCCATGACGCAGCGGCCGCGGGATCAGGTTCCGGGCCTCGAGGAATCGAATTGA